TTTTTAAGCTCCTGCTTGCTCCCGTACTGGCATTTTATCTATTAAAAGACCTCGATTCAATATCAAAAAAAGCGGCAGCCTGGCTGCCGGTAAATCTTAAAGATGAAATTACCGGGCTCTTTAGGCAGATCAACCAGGTCCTGGCGAGTTTTATCAGAGGGTATTTTTTGGTGGCAGCGATTGTCGGTGTGCTGACAGCTGTTTCCATGGCTTTACTGGGCGTAGATTTTGCGCTTATGCTTGGATTTATTGCGGGAGTGACCGAGTTAATCCCTTATTTCGGACCTGTAATCGGCGCCGTACCTGCCATAGGCGTAGCGCTCTTAAAATCAAAATGGCTGGCGCTCAAAGTGGCGGTGGTATTTATTATCATTCACCAATTGGAAGGCAACATCATCTCACCCAAGATAATGAGTGACAAGGTTGGTTTGCACCCGCTGCTTGTGATTTTTAGTTTACTGGCCGGCGGAGAACTGTATGGGCTCATGGGAATGCTCCTGGCGATACCCTGTGCGGCTGTTTTAAAGGTAATCGTGAGTTTTGCCTATGCAAAAATAAAAAACCTCAATTAAAATGAATATTAGCGATTTGTTTTGAAATATTAGAATTCTTGACACCTTACAGGTATATTTTGTATAATTATAGCGCAAAAGTATGAGTTGTTTTCCAAAACGTTTGCTGGTTGATAAAATCCGTACTAATCGGGGTGGCGCCTTGGAGAACCTTCTGTCCCGTAGGGATATTCTTTAGGGGGAAGGTTCTTTTTATTGAGGAGCACGGTTTGATGCTTGTACCCTGTAGATTGCGGCCTGCGAACGATTGGAAATGGCATCAAAGACGGCCATCTTGTAAAATGATGCCGATATAAAAGCGGGAGGGTTTTCATCTTGATGACTGGTAATGAACTGAGGGAGAGCTTTTTGAAATTCTTTGAAAGCAAGGGACATAAGATTTTACCGAGCGCCTCCCTGATACCCGTCAATGATCCCAGTATACTATGGACTGCTGCCGGCATGGTTCCTTTTAAACCCTTTTTTACCGGCGCCGCCAAACCTGAATTCAACAGGGTAACCACCTGCCAGAAGTGTCTCCGGACTCCCGATATTGAAGCTGTCGGCAGGACTGCCAGACACCATACCTTTTTTGAAATGCTGGGCAATTTCTCTTTCGGAGACTACTTTAAGGAGTCTGCCATTCCTTGGGCTTGGGAATACGTGACCGAAAATCTGGGTCTGCCGGCTGACAAGCTCTGGGTAACTATTTACCTGGACGATGACGAAGCTTATGATATCTGGCATAAGAGCGTGGGTGTGCCAAGCGAACGTATCGTCAGGCTTGGCAAGGATACCAACTTTTGGGAGATCGGGGTCGGCCCCTGCGGTCCATGCTCAGAGATTTACGTGGACTTGGGACCTGAGAGAGGATGTGGATCTCCGGAATGTGGTGTCGGCTGTGACTGTGACCGTTACCTGGAGATATGGAACCTGGTTTTTATCCAGTATTTCAAGGATGAGGAGGGCAATTACACGCCCCTGGCCAACAAAGGTATAGACACCGGTTTTGGTTTGGAGAGGGTGGCTTCCGTCCTGCAGGGTGTCCCCTCCAATTTCGATACGGACCTTTTGCGCGAGATCATGGATTTTA
This region of Pelotomaculum schinkii genomic DNA includes:
- a CDS encoding AI-2E family transporter, with product MNYHIEKGLPRLIFFIFAAAMLVYFFYLLKGLMVSFILAALLTYLLNPVVNAIERRGTPRSYAILLAYLALSFVVAGIFLYIIPRVLKQLYVMEETIPLYIAQTQQVIQSIQNHYSVLNIPDGVREIIDQRVVMLEEYVLQWVRTAVTVLIGLVGYVFKLLLAPVLAFYLLKDLDSISKKAAAWLPVNLKDEITGLFRQINQVLASFIRGYFLVAAIVGVLTAVSMALLGVDFALMLGFIAGVTELIPYFGPVIGAVPAIGVALLKSKWLALKVAVVFIIIHQLEGNIISPKIMSDKVGLHPLLVIFSLLAGGELYGLMGMLLAIPCAAVLKVIVSFAYAKIKNLN